Proteins encoded in a region of the Halothiobacillus diazotrophicus genome:
- a CDS encoding purine-nucleoside phosphorylase — MRQALVVLMTVLLGASPVYAEDKIAPKVIVLAGFEVGDDTGDAPGEFQYWAEREKLTGTLVVPGAPHPLRFNADGLYGSVAGNTRDKFLSTVPASELIMALCLDPCLDLRKTYWIITGIAGIDPKAGSIGSAVWAKNVVDADAMREIGGADIPKGWPYGLFAIGTMGPNQLPKTHADAGGWGGATLSYSMNYPLNAGLADWAYDYSKSRVTLKDAADLKAWRDKYSGYTQAQKPPEILMGATLATARYWHGPERTQWARDWVKLWTDGKDHFATTAMEQAAYVGTLQRMAKQGYVDFSRVMMLRGASNYCMPPPGQSVLTTIGDESLGTKPAFEAEYRAGSVVAHELIAHWDRYKTTPPGR; from the coding sequence ATGCGCCAAGCGCTCGTCGTGTTGATGACCGTTCTTCTCGGGGCATCGCCAGTCTATGCCGAAGACAAGATCGCGCCGAAGGTCATCGTGCTGGCCGGTTTCGAGGTCGGCGACGATACCGGCGATGCGCCCGGTGAGTTCCAGTACTGGGCCGAACGCGAAAAACTCACCGGGACATTGGTGGTACCGGGAGCGCCGCATCCGCTTCGATTCAACGCGGATGGGCTCTACGGCAGCGTGGCCGGCAATACGCGGGACAAGTTTCTGTCCACGGTGCCCGCCAGCGAATTGATCATGGCGCTGTGTCTGGATCCCTGTCTGGATTTGCGCAAAACGTACTGGATTATCACCGGTATCGCCGGGATCGATCCCAAGGCGGGTTCTATCGGTAGCGCCGTCTGGGCGAAGAACGTCGTGGATGCCGATGCGATGCGGGAGATCGGCGGGGCGGATATTCCCAAGGGCTGGCCCTACGGTCTGTTCGCGATCGGTACGATGGGGCCGAACCAGTTGCCCAAGACCCATGCGGATGCCGGCGGTTGGGGCGGCGCCACGCTCAGCTATTCGATGAATTATCCCCTGAATGCGGGGCTGGCCGACTGGGCCTACGACTATTCGAAGTCGCGAGTGACGCTCAAGGATGCGGCGGATCTGAAAGCCTGGCGGGACAAGTACAGCGGCTATACCCAGGCGCAGAAACCGCCGGAAATCCTGATGGGCGCCACCCTGGCCACGGCCCGCTACTGGCATGGGCCGGAACGGACGCAATGGGCACGCGATTGGGTCAAGCTCTGGACCGACGGCAAGGATCATTTCGCCACCACCGCCATGGAGCAGGCCGCCTATGTCGGCACCCTGCAACGTATGGCGAAGCAGGGCTATGTGGATTTCAGCCGGGTCATGATGTTGCGGGGCGCCAGCAACTACTGCATGCCGCCGCCGGGTCAGAGCGTGCTGACCACGATCGGTGACGAGTCTCTGGGCACGAAGCCAGCCTTCGAGGCGGAATACCGCGCGGGTTCGGTGGTGGCGCATGAACTCATCGCGCATTGGGATCGCTACAAGACAACGCCGCCGGGTCGCTAG